GATGAGAACAAACTATCTTTCCACCCTTGAAGTTTATTCCAAATCCTATTTTTGATGGAAATGAAACTATCACCCTTTCTCCTGCCTACTGCTGAAGGCAGCCCTAAGTACTTTTCATGACAAACTACCACATTCATCTGCATAAACTGTTGAATTGAATTATAGATAAACTGTTGTATCGATTATGTTATTCTGTATTAATTATAGATAATCAAGAATTTTTATATTCTGCAGTTAGTCTAGCATCATTATCTgatttaattatatcaaatttGAGATGAAATTGGTCAAAGCAGTAAAAGTTTGAATAAGAATTTGATTGTTTGTATAGTTCTATGTTATCAAATTGTAAAAGAAGGAAAAAATAGGAATGATAGAATTTGCCAACTTGAAATTTGTACAATTTTATATGTTAATGAAACGTAAAACAAATCTACCAATTTGATTTAATCAAGAGTTTGTGCACTACAGTTATTCTATTAtcactatttaaaaataaaatagtaataaGGACAATAACGTAAAAGTGCCtatcccccccccatccgtgcttttatatatagtatagatgaaACTAAATAAATGCCATAATAAGATATATTTGGTGTATGCACCTTAGGATCACTCGTTAGGTATAAGCAATTAACTTTCCACTGTCAGCTGACCTAATTCAACATGCATATGCTTATGATACTTACAACTCGATCTGCTTCATTAACACCGGTAATCAAgcagttctattgttgcccaataaaTAACTCGTTCCAATAGATCTCTTTTGGCTAattttcatacttagtgcgatttctGAATTTAAAACCATTAAATACTTGTAAACTCACAACACTGCTATTTTTGATACTTATTCATGTTGTATGTGTGATAGACTCCCCATGGTCTTGGTCTGACTGTTTGACAGTTGGTTGGATCAAACACACAAAACAAATAAGATAAAACATCAATACATGCTTCTTTTATAAACTTCTAGGTTCGGGAACCTAGTTCCAAACAAAGCATTcaatcatataaacacataGCACTTATGATCTCTTTCTTTTTTAAGACCGTATGAACAATTCTCACATTGAGAAACGTTTAAACTTCTCTTttagaagtcattttaggtatatCCATACTTAAAGAAAATCACTTTATATTATGGCCAAATCCCCAAAAAAGGCCCAAACTTTGaagaaagtttcacaaaagtttaaaactttcaattttatccaatttgtcccgaaatgcatgattttgtttcaattttttccaagtctcaattttgaattgattttgcaTATGTGGCGCTGACCAGGCATGCCACACGTATGCCACCTGGGTGAATGCAATGTAAAAAGTccaaataaattcttaattttttaagaaataacATTTACACCCTCAAACTTTTAATCGTTTCAACCtaaagattaaattttttaccaattttatatttataattttttttgaacattttaaccctcttcttcatttattttatctataaataaataaaatatataaattaaaactaattaaataatcatCCCGTCCCCCTTACATACAACAATTTTTCcgaccatttaaaaaaaattagaaaaaaattaattttttttccgagGAGCCTCCTCCTCGTGGAGGAGTAGATCTACTCCTCCGGTGAGGAGCAGACCTGTTCCTCACATGAGGAGAAgcagctcctcgcctgaggagcagaACTGCTCCTCGTttggagcagatctgctccaaACGCAtcggagctgctgctccttaAAAGAGGAGGAGCAGTCGCTCCTCTGatttcgaaaaaaataaaaaaattatataaaaaaattagtgtataaatttttaattttttagatttgtttgtttaatttaatcaaaaaatagTGTTAGAGGTGGAACGGTCGGAAAAGACAAacatattttagttattttaaaaaataaaaattaatttatatttaaaaattcagtttaattataatattgattatttagagtatttttaaaaaaattaaaaaaaaaggtgaaatgatttaaagtttaagggtatagattttttttaaaaagtaagaacttaaattaatatttaaccTGCTGATAGATATGGTGGCACATTATGTGGCAcgccacatcagcgccacataagcaCAATCATGTGCCAATTGAGacttgaataaaattgaaacgaaatcatgcatttcaggacaaattggataaaattaaaagatttggacttttgtgaaactttcttcaaaggtttggcctttttttggttatttggcTTTATATTATACACTTAATTGTTAAAACAATTCCAAGTCATATAACAATTCGTTTAATTAACTTCCGATCCTAGATAACAAAacctcttttttctctctaaaaaaaccctagccgccaaGAGTTTTCTTCTTATTTCTTCTCCGGCTGCTgtcaatggtttgatttttgttgttgacggtagccatccctttatttatgttattttaatttgatagaatataataaatagcgactctttttcatttttttgatggattaaaacctatcaacgaagcgcaattcaTTTACCAAGAAGTGAAGATAGATCGAAGATCTTTCATCAATAAAATGGAATCgtttatgagctatattagttttatttgtttttcattgtttgttttttttctgaatGTTTTATGTTGTCCTTTcattatgaaaggtttgttgtcctttctctgtgaaaggtttgttgtctcctttttaTGTAGGAGTTtgctgtctcttttttatgaaggagttatcaagtggtgATTGAATGGAATGCTCTGAGTTTGTGGGTGATTGGATAAGTTTTGATCGACGAGTGATCGAAGACTGCACTTATTTagcgaaacagttaataatttatttttattttcgtaagtaagatctgcgaatcaggcagcatgttgtctgttccatgtcaggtcatcggatttagttttcgaattattccgaatttcttacaaatgtaactgtttcatattcgatttaatgagatttgatgatttcaaaaaaaaatataacaattcgtttagcaaaaccgattgctaaatcttttaaaccgtttaaacgtccactttatatctttaaaagtccgtttaaaacgtttgattttaattttaaaaccccTCTTTTAAACATTCATGtttacgtttaaaacattggcCAAATACTGTAAAATACAAAagttcaaacttttcaatttatccaatttgtcctaaaacataaaaatttcgTTTTAATTTTGTCCAACTTTCAATTGGCACACGGTTTTGCTGATGTGACGTGCCACACAATGTGCCACTATGGCAATTATTAggttaaagtgcaaataaatttttaatgtttataaacttaccaattttatacttataaatatttttagcaCATTTTAtcgttttcttaatttaaatatcaataattaaataatattataaatcaaaacttaattaaactaattaaatactttGAATCCCGATTAAGTCaatcaaactaattaattttattaaaaacttaaaatcttcaaattaattttcacaATTAATAAAACCTAACTAAGTATAATGAAAACTATTTAATAAACCAAAATATATTCAATtaaagatttaattaatttaattttttaaactatagAAAAATTGAACCCAGTTGAACtgggttcaatttttttttttaaataaatctctaattagatttgtttggtgtatttaattgagtttttattACACTTAGTTAAGTTTTATTAATTGAGAGTAAATATTTGTTCTTTCCATTTGGGAAGAACGGTAGCCGGAAAAAATTTGTGACGGTGTTGGTAGGGGCGGGTAGAAAAAATTGGAGCGGCCAAAAAACGGTGCCGGTGGTGGAAGTCGGAGGAGTacgataaaaatattaagaaacagaTGAATTATtcgtaataaaattatttagatttgattgagttatttttttaattaaattttaatagttaagTTGAACTGATTTAAAGTTTGAgggtgtatttttttttaaatgaagaaCTTATTTGCACTTTAACTATTAATTACCATGGGGGCATACGTGTAGCATGCCTCGTAATCACCACGTAGACGCCACATCAGCAAAATTGATTGTCAATTGAGGGGTGGACATTATTGAAATGGAATCCtgcattttaaacaaattagataaaattgaaaggtttggacttttgtgaaattttcatgaaaggtttgtccgttttacaacatttggctaaaaaattcattcaaaacgtttagaaatcgTCGGACAAACATGTCGAGTTATTAGGCGAAAACTCCTCGAAATTTCCCCCGGAAGTCCTCCGTCGAACCCGGAAAAGTCCTAAAACACGCCCCCCGTCCGAGCTACTTTGTGCCCACAGCATTAGCTCACTGTGATTGCGCACAGTCCCGAAGATCAATCTTTGGATCTTCCCGACCTATtccgaatgtttaaaaatgttaattcgATATACtataacacgtatacacaatccaaaCACAATTCAGACATATACTAGAATGAGAAGATCGAAGAAGAAATACACAAGTATAACATGGTTAAAGTACTTGAAGATTGCAGTGAAGTTCCatgattgaatttttaataaatattatgtaGTTATGAAAAGCATGTCGTTTATTAAAAAGTTTTGTTAAACACATAAcattaaaatgtatttatcactaatttagtaaattaatattGAAATATTTAGTGTAGATAACAATAAATTGTTgagatataaaatatatttaagaaaagaaaagttcCCAATAAGTGGCGGATAATCGAAGGGCAGCGGTGGGTAGAAGATGATGGGCACAATAgtaattttagtatttaactaaaaaaattaatctggAAAAAGTGGGATCAAATAGTGTTTTGTTGTCATGCCAACTCATTTTCATGCATCATATATTTTGACACTTAGataaaatttaggccaaataaaaaaaaagaggccaaaccttttataaaaatttcacaaaagtccaaatctttcaattttatccaatttatcttaagtattttgtttcaattttatccaattatgTAAATTTACTCATGTGGTGCTTACGTAGCTGATATGACATTGCCACACATCAgtgccacataagtaaaattgtgtagttggacaaaattgaaacgaacttatgcatttcaggacaaattggataaaattaaaaagtttgaatttttgtgaaattttcataaaaggTTTGTCCTTTTTtgatcatttggcttaaaatttaACATTGTGTAAGAACCGTTATTAACAAGGGCATATTTGAGCCGGATTGAAAACATTAAGCGTATATTTGCGACTAAAAATTCATGAGGTGCTGATATGTTTTTCAGCCTAAACATTAAGGGCATATTTGcatcttattaaaaaaatgcagtaTTTAAGTAAACATCCTTGAggcaaatataaaaaaattaagacatgGTGATGCAAGAAATTTTTGAACTCAATTTCATATCTGCTTTTTGATTATCTATTTTACACAAATATGCATAGAATTAGAAGATTAAAGTAGGTAGACAAGCGTTGTGATGTTTATGAAGAATATAGCCCTAAATCTCAACTGAACAACATCATAATTCATgataaaatgaaagaaaaaactGAAAGATGATAGATTTCAGAATCAGGCTTTTGCTTGTACAGGAGTTTTGGCTCTAGTGGCGAGGATTTGCTCGTAAAGATCGCGTATTTTCAATCCGACAATGGTTTGGAAGAGACCGGTTCCGTTGTTACTTCCAGGGAAATCTGCATGTTTCAGCATTTGTTGGGTAACTTCTCCGTAGAATTTAGTGGAAATGTTACTGAGATGGCTTTCGACGTAAATCAGCTCATCTAATCGGTCAAATTTGCCATCCATCTCCAAAACAGACACCTCATGATCGAAATAAGTGTCGGGGCCGTAGGAGAATTTGATGCCAGGGTAAGAGCAAGTGAGCTTCCTACCACAAGGAATCCATGAGATGGTAGAGCCTTCGTCAAACAAGTAAACAGGGCTGAAATACTGCACCCCTTCTTTCATTATCAATCTCACTCTCAAAACTTTTCCCTCGTTATCGTCCGGAATCAGTTGCGTTGGCAACACTTCAATCACAGCATCCGCGTATTGCTTCTGTGTATCTGCATCAGCCCCATTTggaataaaatatcaattaagaaCAAGCACACGATTCGtgataaaaataatttccaTAAATATTCAGAGAGTTTACCGATATACGCATCAAAATCAGGTTTACGTGCTTCAATACTCGCTTTAATGCTTTCTAGACTGTGTCCTCTCTCTGCCATATCTCTCTGCAATTTAATTCATTTGCATAAAACTTATATTTAAAACATGAAAAGGGCAAATTTAGTAAAGAATTTTACCTGGATTTTCCATGCAAACTTAACCTCATTGCTGATGTCCAAATATATACTGAAGTCTAAAAGATCTCTTACGCGTTCATCATACCTATATAAATTacttaatataattaaaatccgctattatacaaaatattattaaattcagtttaacaatgaaaaaaattcagatcCTACAATGTTCACCTTAAGAAAACCAGTAATTCCTACTGAATTTGCTACATCAATTATGCTTTCAGTATTTGAAGAAAAAGCTCAATTTTGTCCCTCTTATAAACAGTATTGAAGTTTCATTTAACTGAGGGGCTTAATTGAGCAGTTttaagacttttaaaatgtatttgattgatttttaagataaatattaaatatatagtatttgattatttttttaattttttattaaactttaaaattttaatttttttgaattgaagATATTTATTATCATAATGAGTAATGTGTTAATTAAATGTTAAACATACTGAATATAAGTAGATAtaattatttctaattttaaaaaataaataatatagaaaaTCAAACTCTActaatataaataaacattagactatcaaaaaaatcaaataataatttcaaatctgattatcaaattatatgataaaaatcACCGtctaattttgaaaacaaatagaggaaattacatcatttaccaaaaaaaaggaaaataattacaaaattacatGTTGAcctttttcatttacaaaaatattaataatatttacaaaagtatataaaaaaaaaaatatcaaacatacggtgtatactgtgggtataatgtcagtatactaataaactaacattatatcaacattataccaaaattataccgacattatatatacttagattttattaatattaaataaaaatttaccaaaattacatcaaatcgtatattaaaaattaaattaataatataccaaaattatactaacaatataccaaaagtgtacacatcaaaatatactgaaattttattattacatcaacattacaccacatagcatactaaatattaacctaacaatatactaaaattataccaacaatatacaaattctctagtttattaccaactatagtgaaaagtatatatataaaaaatatacatgttatcaactagaaaatatatataaaaatttataatcgatataccaaaaatatactaaaattataccaataataaatcaaatattattttaaaattatctgatttatagttttaatattccaaaattatatcataattataccgacattatacaaatcgtacttttgtaattaattttcattttttggtacttttgtaattaattttaaatcagtcgtatttttgtaaataaaaaaagtttacaggtacttttgtaaatatttttaaaattttaggtatttttgtcatcgtcccaaaCAAATATTCTATAAGATAACTCTAACATACTCGAGTGTATTTTATAagtcattaatggtttatttatattttggataattagtttataattcaaatattaaaccatttaaatttattaatgtatagttaaatattttatctttatcaTTATGTTGTAtattaatgattttattttattaattgacttttttttaaataaactttgttatatattttttgtaatttattatcttaatttaaacttttaactttCTTTAATTTAGGATCTATTTTATTgtaatgaataattttttttttggataattgaAAAGAGGAGAGTGTTTGTGGGAGGGATTGAACTCATGACCTAACAGTTCACTGCCGAATACTATAACTAAGTAGAAtgtaatcatttttttttttaaaaataaataatatagaatATCAATCTCttgtaatatatataaacattaaattataaaaaaattaaatattattttctaatcttattatcaaattatataataataatcatcttttaaactgtttttttaaataacttatttagtttatttagttaAAAGCGTACTAAATATCCAGCACACCCTAATTGAATGATTGTTTCGTTCATCTTTTCAATGTATTTACTAATTCGTAATTCAGAATGATTCATAAAAGTCCATacacaattattttaataataaagttattagaaaacattaatataatattattcaaAGCCATAATTAATGTCCGTCGCAAATCACGTGCTTTCCAATAGTGTAGAAAACAGCAAAATATTGACGGAATATCCCGATTTAACGACGGATTTCAGCCTTTTATCGACAGAAAACTAATTACCAACGGATTTCAGCCTTTTAGCGACAGCAAATTCTATTACTAAAATGTTGTTTTCAAATAgtttaatacaaatttaattaaaaatatattttaaatatttatctatttgattattttctaaaaatgaaaaacaagtCTATAAATTGAAACTCTTCAAATGGAAAacaaacttatttttttatggaCGGATGGACTATTGTTGATGAGGCTTTACATATTGAAGCCATTACTTGAAGGTTTGATGGCGAGAAAAAATCAAATCTTTATAATTTGTTGTAATTTAaactaaatcttttaatttttataataatagttaaattgtaatttttgttataataaTAGTTAAGTTTGTATTTTATTGCAAGTTTAGCCACCAATTTAACTACTATTGTAAACAAAAATTGACTATAGGTCACCAaacttttctcaaattcattaaataaatttttcttacaaaatgaTACTAAACTatatcttttattacaaaagggtatACACCTATATAAAACGTACCGTTTTCACACAAAACGCAACATTTTTTCTTATATGGCAagctaaaattacaaaaaaaacataatttagtgatctttttataataaaaggtataatctcatgatttatttttataattcacaaaaaatttagtgttcttttcgtaataataaaaacatttttataacaaaaaatataatttagtgatcattttataaaaaaaatcggtttagtgactttttttataaaaaaaattggtttagtgacctttttataatttgaaaaaagcTCAGTGATCTATAGAATTTAATTTCcgtaaatttggtttaaattgttaagagtcgtaaaagtttgacttttttttgccattaggcCTTACCTAAAATAAGAGAAATATTACAAGCAAAATGTTGGATCAATTTGATGTCGTGGACCGAAAGATGAAAGAAGAAAAGCATGTCATTGTGGAATGCTTTTGAATagtttttctttggcttaatacatagtttgacccctgaacttgtacccatttacccatctaacctccaaacttaacgtctcacctattgaacccctgaacttgttaaataacccgatttgacccccgaacttgataaatacgtaaacattaaacccctccgtacacaatttcttctagaacgtttcaagtgacaggtggacacgaagggttcaatatttgcatatttatcaagtttaggggtcaaatcggattatttaacaagttcatagGTTCGATAGGTAagacgttaaatttaggggttagatgggtaaaaaggtacaagttcagaggtcaaactatgtattaagccgtttttctttaataatgtaCAACATCATGTTTAACTCCATATTTCTTATCTGAAGCTTCCATATGAATTGAATGTGAGTGTCAGATTAGGAAGCAAATTAAGGCTTTATACAtagttttacttttaaattgtaCCATTTTATCCATCTAACTCATAAATTTAATGTCTCATATATCGAATTtctgaatttattaaataatataatttgacccctgaatttaataaatacataaacattgAATCCTTACGTGTCCACCTgacacttgaaacattctagaagaactTGTGTACGGAGAGTctaatgtttacgtatttatcaagtttaggagtcaaataaaattatttaataagtttagAGATTCGATAGGTAAAACGTTAAATTCAAGggttaaatgaataaaaaatataaattcaaaaatcaaattatgtaTTCAGCCATAACTATAATCCCTTGCACTTTTAATACTTTATAGATAAGCGTTTTGGTTGTTTGTTTACCACCGTGAGAAAAACCATCAAACGAAAGTTTTGAACACGTAGTTGCATATTTGTTTCCtctaataaaacaaaaaaatcagtTTCAATGAATATTCGTTTTTCCATAAAAATGTGCAATATGTATGAAATATCAAATATCAAACCTTTTCGTGTACATTAATTAGGACTATTTATAAAGAGAAGTGTGCATTATTTGAATATACCTAAATAATAGAATCAAGTCAAgctgaaattttaatttaatttaattttttattaatttaatatcgttatagtttaattttttgaagataaCTAATCCAGTTTGATacaatttataatatcaaatttttttaattaaccgAATCAAaagaattaatcaaattataaatttaaaaaagttattttttataaacctataataacaaaaaagtCAATTTGTCTCCTGaatttatacataaaaataaattaatactaaaattattttatttttatatttttaagaattaattTCAACAAATTTAATATCCGTCCAAATAACCGACTGaaccaaataattaaatagatttGGTTATAATTAGAGAATTTTGATTTCGACGACAGAATCGGATGCATAAGtacagataaaaaaaataaattaaatatcataatacaattaaaattcTTTTCCacaaaaattttaaacttttaaaatgtattcaattaattataaaaacatgaaagaaaaaaaagaaaattcttATCTAAACCCGGTCCATGAAAAAGTGAAGAGAATGAGTAGAATGACTTACATGGGGTGAAGACCTTCGATAACAAGAATCTTAGGGGGCTTGATAAGCTCAGGGGGGTCAAGAAGACCAGTGACATGATTATAGATTGGTTTCTGAACAGCAACGCCCTCTTTCATAGCCTTAACTTGCTCATACATAAGATCAAAATCGTTAGCTCTCGGGTCAAGTGCAGTCACCCCCTTCTCTTTTCGCCCCGTTCTATCCAGCGAGTGATAGTCATCCAAGCAAATTACAGTAGTCGTATCGCTTATGAGCGTGTTCGAGTCGGGATTCCCCCCCTTGGGCGCCTCGGCTGCTCCTCCGAAAACACTCGTAAGTCTTCGCATAAACGTGCTCTTACCGCACCCGGAGTCCGCTGCCAGACCAATCACTATCGTCTGCGAGTCACCGGCCGAGCATGTTATCACCGCCCTGGCCGCCCTCTTCTTCTTGCTGTAGAACACCAG
This region of Mercurialis annua linkage group LG1-X, ddMerAnnu1.2, whole genome shotgun sequence genomic DNA includes:
- the LOC126658606 gene encoding phosphoribulokinase, chloroplastic, with amino-acid sequence MAICTVYTTQSLNPTCTVSTPGKTQMNQKHLVFYSKKKRAARAVITCSAGDSQTIVIGLAADSGCGKSTFMRRLTSVFGGAAEAPKGGNPDSNTLISDTTTVICLDDYHSLDRTGRKEKGVTALDPRANDFDLMYEQVKAMKEGVAVQKPIYNHVTGLLDPPELIKPPKILVIEGLHPMYDERVRDLLDFSIYLDISNEVKFAWKIQRDMAERGHSLESIKASIEARKPDFDAYIDTQKQYADAVIEVLPTQLIPDDNEGKVLRVRLIMKEGVQYFSPVYLFDEGSTISWIPCGRKLTCSYPGIKFSYGPDTYFDHEVSVLEMDGKFDRLDELIYVESHLSNISTKFYGEVTQQMLKHADFPGSNNGTGLFQTIVGLKIRDLYEQILATRAKTPVQAKA